Proteins from one Aquila chrysaetos chrysaetos chromosome 5, bAquChr1.4, whole genome shotgun sequence genomic window:
- the MORF4L1 gene encoding mortality factor 4-like protein 1 isoform X2, with translation MRGAAPGKKTSGLQQKNVEVKTKKNKQKTPGIGEGSSTSETPQPPRKKRARVDPTVESEETFMNRVEVKVKIPEELKPWLVDDWDLITRQKQLFYLPAKKNVDSILEDYANYKKSRGNTDNKEYAVNEVVAGIKEYFNVMLGTQLLYKFERPQYAEILADHPDAPMSQVYGAPHLLRLFVRIGAMLAYTPLDEKSLALLLNYLHDFLKYLAKNSSALFSASDYEVAPPEYHRKAV, from the exons gaaaacaaaaaagaacaaacagaaaa CTCCAGGAATTGGAGAAGGGAGCAGTACCAGTGAGACTCCTCAGCCTCCTAGGAAGAAGAGGGCTCGAGTAGATCCAACGGTTGAAAGT gaagaaacatTTATGAACAGAGTTGAAGTAAAGGTGAAGATCCCAGAAGAGCTGAAACCATGGCTGGTAGATGACTGGGACTTGATCACCAGGCAAAAGCAG CTCTTCTATCTTCCGGCCAAGAAGAACGTTGACTCCATTTTAGAGGATTATGCAAACTACAAAAAATCACGAGGAAATACTGATAACAA GGAGTACGCAGTCAATGAAGTTGTGGCTGGAATTAAAGAATACTTCAACGTCATGCTGGGAACTCAACTGCTGTACAAGTTTGAGAGGCCCCAATATGCCGAAATTTTAGCAGATCACCCAGATGCTCCAATGTCTCAGGTCTATGGTGCTCCACACCTACTGAGGTTATTTG TACGAATTGGAGCTATGCTTGCTTACACTCCTCTTgatgagaagagcctggctttgCTGTTAAACTATTTGCATGACTTCTTAAA GTATTTAGCAAAGAATTCCTCTGCATTGTTTAGCGCCAGTGACTATGAAGTAGCCCCTCCTGAGTATCATCGGAAAGCAGTATAA